The genomic region CGGTTCGCGCTTTGGAGTTACAACGGTTTTCCCAGCAAGGTCAAATAGCTCACTTGCTGGAATCTGGTAAACATGTCGCCTTCTTCTGGTGTGTCTGCTCTTATGTTTTTAAAGGGGCAACTTAAGCAAGAGATTtacctgaccaggaggataatacccctgcttgccactATGCGCCGCCACTTGCTGTACCAAACTTATGCTGATCTCTAATAaggattttcgccagtgttacgAGGCAGCTATGGACATGGCtggtgaatttcaggcaggacTATGCTTCCGGAAACTATTTTTGTATGAGAAACCCACATTGATATCACATGCCACAGACGTCCCCTTAAAAGCCTGGATCGGTTCACTCCACCTAATGCCATTTGAACTCGACTATATGATTAAATTTGTTATCTTGTTTATCTAAAACAAACATGAAAACCCAAATTCATGTTTTGGCTGACATGCAATCAGTGGCCCAGGTCACTCTTTAGAGATTAAAATGATAAAGGGTATGTTCAACAATAATCCGAGGACTGCATATGTCACATAATACAACAATTATGTTTGTCAATAGTTAAATAACAAATGGGTTGCAGCATGtgtaaaatcaaaaatatatactACGTGGCAAAGTTCGGGaaatatttgtaattttttaattGGAGACAGAATGGCACAAGCACTAGTCCATTGTTTTCACCTTCTCTCATTCCTACTAAATGCATTTGCGATCTGGTATAATGTTGTTTATATAACCTACGGCGGAAAATGGACGTTCCTAAACTGCGAAGGCTATCCCGGGAAGTTCAAATATCTTACGATATGGAACATGGTAATTCGGTTCAGGATATTTCTGTATTTTGTACAATTTGGTGCGTGAGAAGCATTCTGGTGGTATGGTGCAGTGTCGGATCCATAGTTCAGTGGCAGATTTTTGACTTTTACCATACAATTCTGAAAAGGGAATGTGGGGTGCTGACTCTGTCCCTGAGTCTTTGATCTGCCCCCGGTAACCAAATATCAAAGTTTCACCTTATTGTTGCAGATTCTTCAGACAGTTTTCTTTGGCCTGTGCGTCCTCAATAATATCTTCGGCACAACGTATGGACCGAAAGACACGCGACCGAGATCGTCTTTACAAAAAGCTGTCGATAGATTTTATGCCGCCATTGCGTGGCCATTGGGTACAGTAAGTATTTTCAGTTACATTACATCACCAATACATTACCAGTCGGGTCTTTTTGCCTGGTTGAGTGTTACACGTAACACATGTTCTCCACGATCATAGTCACAGTGCTTCCATCTGGTGTCCAAACAGATTAACCAGATGTGAACTGACTCGTGAATGATATACTTGTCTTGCCAGTGGCTGGATTAATTGTTAAATTAAAGGAGGACTGTTGTCTCTCTGTATATCCTGGTGCAGGGGACAGTCTTGTAGGCTGTGAGCTGGTGTCTGCACCGCTCTCaggcattggcattctgctgtgtcCCTTACTCCAGGTGTCCACATAGGCCACAGTGGCCTCAGATGGTAGAGGGTTTCAGCATCTTTTCTGCCAAGAAGCCACAACATGTTGTCTTGTAGAGGTGTTTTCCTGGCTGTTCTTCCAGTAATTTCTACTTCAGTTAGGTATAAGGGGAATGATAAGCATGTTCTCCCCTATAATGAATTGCCATGATCTCTTCACTAACAAATCGAACACAGAATGAGATCATGTTTTCGGAACAATTATTAAATTAGGTAATTGGGGCATAACCAATCAAATATAACGATCTGATCAATCAAGATCAGAACAGTCCGTGGCCCTGGCACGTTTTATTATCTTGTCTGACCTATGAAACTCGGAAGACCCGACCAGATTATATTAGGCCCAagaatgaaaatgttattttatcATCCAAGCCCGCATCTCTTTTTCTGCCCTCatcaattttcattttattttcaaatttcctaATTCATTAAccaaatatgtgactcgctctaccaaaactaggcgcttgtcgcatctaaactcgacaggttgatacggacttgttgttcatttccctattgtagaccttttgtgaaatctattacaaactgatttggtcacatttcacaaaaggtctacaatagggaaatgaacaacaagtccgtatcaacctgtcgagttcagatgcgacaagcgcctagttttggtagagcgagtcacatatgtggCTCATACAAATCAGAATGGTTCATTGTCGATTTGATTCCATTCCTGATGAAATTTTCTTTCTAATGACACACAGCATGGTTTGTCTGATCAGCAGTATTGCACTGAGGTAATATTAAGCACCCACAACAAGTATACACAATACGTTGAAAGAAACACTCTCTTTAACTTTAGCATTGCTCCAGCTCGGCCTTGAGCATTGCGCATTGTAGACTTACTTCTGTCAAGTCTCCAGACAGACGAATTATTAATGTACGCTCTACCTTTGCCTTGGTATTGGCTTTTGGCCACACAGAACTCATCAGACACACCTGAAGCCAgccttaatgcaagtatcaattcgtttcttgtaccccccctcctcaagggtagttaagctatcaccactaatctttgccgatgcttgagtagtatttatttttcctttagtgaaaatttggcgaagctggaaagaataaggatgctaatgtgtcgatgtcttgtcgaacatacagccttacccagtaaaattagttcggttactttatatgacggtgataactgatatattgttgatggtgatgtcttgacgaaagaaaaagtagcattggtgaaaaaaaagggtgatgcttgagccttaagatgtcgttatagggtgataaggtgtcgtacccttgaggagggggggtacaagacacgaattgatacttgcataaaggggaactataggcaggagcagaggggctaatttggccatcttcaggtggctgatatacacagtaagggcactgggtaatgtcagattcagcactaaatatataataatgtataataataataatgagtcttttatatagcacaattccgtgacactatagttctcgctcaaagcgctttggatatcatattattaccccggtctccatagaaatcaatcaggggtttcaaggagcagccagaaggtgctcacttgaactcgtaCAACCGTGAAACAAACTTGGCTGCCAGGCATCTATTAAGTATGAGAAGTTTCGTGTCTTAGATGTTTACCTATGTATCGTACAACTATAGACTAATCTGTGAGCTTATTTTGCATTACACCACTAAAATCATTATTGCTGGAAACACTAAGTGGCCAATTAACTGTCTGGTTACACTGATAAATAATCAAAGCCATAATCTGGCATGAGTAGTAGTTCATCACATTCCACTGgccacaggtggcagcacctcctgATGTTAACAGAGCTCGATTGAGGCTTCAGGTCAACTGTGTTACTTGACTGATATTTTGGCTGACCTGAAGAACCTTAACCTAGTTCAGTACTCAATATTATATATCTTATCCCTGCACGAGCATAGTATACTGAGTAATACTCAAAAAAGATCCCATTAGAACACTGTTCTGAAAGGCTATTTTGATACCCACAAATGTAATTTTATCAGTTCAACCTCACGCCAGATCTGATCTGGTGTTTGGCTTATGCCAACACATGTTGCAGTCAATCGGCCGGGCTAATCAAATCATGCCAGTCTTATCTGTGTTTTAAAGGGACATACATGCGGTCTGGCTCCGCTGTgtcctcttaaagggacaacttggctGTGGgctttacctggccaggagaaCAATAAACAAGCTTGCCAATGATTTCCGCCAGTGATGCAAGGCAGTTTGGACATGCATTGTTTGTGAATTTTAGGCAGGCCTCCGGTTACGTCCCATTCTAGTGAattgtttattgcttgtttcTTGCTCCAAATACTTAGTTTGGCAACTGAGTATCAACGAAGAAACGCCTTGTCTTGGCCTGGTTAATTACAGCTGCAGGCTTCCTCACAGATGCTACCAGTCTTGCATGAAGTCTGTACACAGATTGTGATTCATCTACAAGACCTCTCCATGGCTACAGTATCATGTATTTCATTCGTGAACAGCTGGGCTCATCTACTATCATGTTTATGTGAAGGAAAAATTTAAAGGGAGTAGGCTTAATTGTGGTATTTTGACAGCCATCTGAGATCTGCCAAATTCCTTTAAAGGGACAGCTTGGCCTAGGATTTACTTGGCCATAAGGTTAATACCCTTGCTTGCCACCATGTGTCACCACTTTTAGTATCATACTATTAAATGCTGATCTCTAATGATAATCGTTCATCAATGTTGTGACATAGTTTAAGACaagcttgtgaatttcaggcagccCTACGGTAAGGCCTCGGCTACTGcattgttcatttcatttcaacgaTTTTTCAATTTGTAGAAGCCACAGTCCTAGTTGCAGccatttttgtcagaaaaaccaacatatctcatgcccttGTCAACTGATGCGGCAGCCCTGTGTTTACGTTTAGCCTCATTCTGTTTTCAGTTTGTCGTGGTAACGTTCTGGGGAATTTTTGCCGTAAACCGCGATCTCGTCTACCCAAAACGTTTGGATGAATTCATTCCAGTATGGATGAACCACTTAATGGTAAGTATGCACTGCCTCTGCTTGTGTGACAATGTGAAGgagtagagtggaacctccctttgcggacacctctctattaaggacactctctctattaagggcactagtTGTGGTCCTTTGAGTTTTAGGCAGACCGGATTTGCCAATGTCATGCTCATATccaattttgtttgtttttctagCACACGACCGTCCTGCCTATTCTACTTGTCGAGAACTACCTCGTCCATCATGAATTCCCGCAGAGAAAAAATGGTGCGATTGGGACGATGGGTCTGGCATCTATTTATGTTGCATGGTAAGTGTGCTAAATTAGTGCTCTCCAATCTGCAATTATAATTGCTGCTATTTGATCTCCCATCTACGGGATAAACCGGTAGTCACTTGGTTTTATAATGATTACAGGTTGCGGTGATCATCGGTTCTTGTTGCAGTCACTTCCCCTCGAGTTGTGACTGCCTTGAAAAAAGTGGCACCCTTCTTCTGAACTTGTGACTGCCTTGACAATAGTGGCACCCTTCTTCTGAACTTGTGACTGCCTTGACAAAAGTGGCACCCTTCTTCTGAACATGTGACTGCCTTGATATGAGTGACAACCTTCTTCTGAACTTGTGACTGCCTTGACAAAAGTGGCACCCTTCTTCTGAACTTGTGACTGCCTTGACAATAGTGGCACCCTTCTTCTGAACATGTGACTGCCTTGATATGAGTGACAACCTTCTTCTGAACATGTGACTGCCTTGATATGAGTGACAACCTTCTTCTGAACTTGTGACTGCCATGACAGAAGTGGCACCCTTCTTCTCAACTTGTGACTGCCTTGACAAAAGTGGCACCCTTCCTCTCAACTTGTGACTGCCTTGACAAAAGTGACACCCTTCCTCTCAACCTGTGACTGCCTTGACAATAGTGACACCCTTCTTCTGAACCTGTGACTGCCTTGACAAAAGTGGCATCCTTCTTCTGAACTTGTGACTGCCTTGACAAAAGTGGCACCCTTCTTCTCAACTTGTGACTGCCTTGACAATAGTGGCACCCTTCTTCTCAACTTGTGACTGCCTTGGCAGAAGTGGTACCCTTCTTCTCAACCTGTGACTGCCTTGACAATAGTGGAACCTTCTTCTCAACTTGTGACTGCCTTGACAATAGTGGCACCCTTCTTCTCAACTTGTGACTGCCTTGACAAAAGTGGCACCCTTCCTCTCAACTTGTGACTGCCTTGACAAAAGTGACACCCTTCCTCTCAACCTGTGACTGCCTTGACAATAGTGACACCCTTCTTCTGAACCTGTGACTGCCTTGACAAAAGTGGCATCCTTCTTCTGAACTTGTGACTGCCTTGACAGAAGTGGCAACCCTTCCTCTCGACTTGTGACTGCCTTGACAATAGTGGCATCCTTCTTCTCAACCTGTGACTGCCTTGGCAGAAGTGGTACCCTTCTTCTCAACCTGTGACTGCCTTGACAATAGTGGCACCCTTCTTCTCAACTTGTGACTGCCTTGACAATAGTGGCACCCTTCTTCTCAACTTGTGACTGCCTTGACAATAGTGGCACCTTCTTCTCAACTTGTGACTGCCTTGACAATAGTGGCACCCTTCTTCTCAACTTGTGACTGCCTTGACAGAAGTTGCAGCCTCCTCTGAATTTGTGACTGCCTTGACAAAAGTGGCACCCTTCTTCTCAACTTGTGACTGCCTTGGCAGAAGTGGCACCCTTCTTCTCAACTTGTGACTGCCTTGACAGAAGTGGCACCCTTCTTCTCAACTTGTGACTGCCTTGACAGAAGTTGCACCCTTCTTCTCAACTTGTGACTGCCTTGACAATAGTGGCACCCTTCCTCTCGACTTGTGACTGCCTTGGCAAGATGTAACCTTTCTCTGTTCTTCTCTTCAGGATCCATTTGATAGCATACATCAGCGGCCACTGGGTCTACCCTatcttggccattttggggtgGATGCAGCGTACCTGCTTCATTGCCGCGCTCCTAGCACTCTTTGCTGGTTTCTATATACTTGGAGAAAAGGTGCATGAGTACACATGGAAACCAGGTGAGTTATATGAGTGCATAGCGCCATCTATAGATAATTGTAATACTGGCTGATTGatttgatcaatcaatcaatcaatcaatcaacaatgtcttatagagcgccaaactccaggtaaacctgctcaaggcgctacctccccaccaagaaatgcttcctcgaacagccaggattttaggagtcgtttaaaagcaagcagcgcgtccgcccccctgatgtgctccggtagggcatt from Lineus longissimus chromosome 19, tnLinLong1.2, whole genome shotgun sequence harbors:
- the LOC135502774 gene encoding androgen-induced gene 1 protein-like isoform X1: MAATIAIKKYFHFFSLLLYIFTVWYHITHLKIPRPKSHNFAGPWKYLTVWNLILQTVFFGLCVLNNIFGTTYGPKDTRPRSSLQKAVDRFYAAIAWPLGTFVVVTFWGIFAVNRDLVYPKRLDEFIPVWMNHLMHTTVLPILLVENYLVHHEFPQRKNGAIGTMGLASIYVAWIHLIAYISGHWVYPILAILGWMQRTCFIAALLALFAGFYILGEKVHEYTWKPAPRKPVKRSMKAH
- the LOC135502774 gene encoding androgen-dependent TFPI-regulating protein-like isoform X2, which produces MESKVRIVFHFSAFLLYTFSVFYNVEVPKPNSVKFAGRFKYLTYWNLILQTVFFGLCVLNNIFGTTYGPKDTRPRSSLQKAVDRFYAAIAWPLGTFVVVTFWGIFAVNRDLVYPKRLDEFIPVWMNHLMHTTVLPILLVENYLVHHEFPQRKNGAIGTMGLASIYVAWIHLIAYISGHWVYPILAILGWMQRTCFIAALLALFAGFYILGEKVHEYTWKPAPRKPVKRSMKAH